The Terriglobales bacterium genome contains the following window.
TCCGCCAGCAGCGCCGCCAGCACGCCCGCCTGCGTGGCCAGCGGGTCGACCGTGTTCTTCATCATGGTGAGCTTGCCGGCGGTGACCGCGCCCAGCGTGGCCTGGCGCGAGGCCGAGATGCCGATGGCGTGCTGCATCTGCTCCCAGGAAAGATGCAGCATGTGCGCGGCGACCATGGGCGAGACGAAGGCGGTCAGGGTGGCGTGGTGCCAGCCACGCTCGCGGATGCCGGGGAAGGCGGCTTCGCAGAAGCGCATCTCGAACTCGTGGCCCAGCACCAGGCCGACGATCAATTCGCGGCCATCGGCGCGGGCGCGCTCGCCGCAGGCCAACGCCGCTGGGAAGATGTCGGAGGGATGCGACGGGTCTTGCTTCCAGTAGATGTCGTTGTAATCCATGCAGCGGATCATGAGCGCATTGGCCAGCGCGGCGGAGACCGCGTCCACCTTCTTCCCGGTGCCGATGACCGTGGCCGGGCCCGCGCCTGCGGTCTCGTCCAGCACCTGGAGCGCGATCTTCACGTCGTGCTGCTGGTAGCCGCCCAGCGCACAGCCCAGCGAGTCCAGGAGAAACCGCTTGGCCTGGTAAACGGCGTCATTCGAGAGGTGCTCGAACTTCACTCCCGCCGCCCACTGCGACATAGCGGCGGTGATGGTCTGTTTCGCTGCGGTCGTCGGCATCGAGTGCCTTTTGCTAGCTACCAACCTCTAGCTACTGACTACTTCTTGAACGGCAGATAGCTCATGAAATCCGCGTGATGGACGATGATTGCCTCCGTGCTGCGCCGGACCAGGTCGCCCTCGGCGGCGTGCGCTGCGATGATGTGGCAGACGCGGTCGGGCACGCCGCACTCCATGGCCAGCGCCACCCCGGTGAAGGGATGCCGCAGGTACTCGCCGCGCCGGCTCTGGCGCGTCTTGCCGTCCACCACTTCGTATTCCAGCAGCTTGCCCACGTCGGCCAGGATGGCGCCGGCAATGACCGTGTCCATGTCGATGGGCAGGGCGCGCCCTAGGAATTCGCGCATGGACTCGGCGGCGCGCCGCGCGATGTGCACGACGCAGCGCTTGTGCTCCATGAAAGTCACGGGGCAGTCGGGCACCAGCAGGGTGAAAGGGATGCGCTCCAGGTCTTCGGGCTTCAGCGGGCTGAGCGCGAAGGCGCGCTCCCAGGTACGGGCGGTCTGCTCGCGCAGGCCGGGATCGGCGATCCACTCCAGTTCCGGCCACAGGCGCATGATGGCGTCGCGCACGGCGGTCCTCCGGAAAACAACCCAGAATACGCTCGGTGCGCGGGCAGCGTCGAGGCAGCACATCACAAGCGGATGTGACGAAGAGGCTGCCGCGGGCCGTTTACAATAGGCGATTCGCACTGGGTACGGCTGGATCCGAATGAACGCTCCCACTCCCTCACGACTCGCCAGGCTGGCCGTCCTCGCCATCTTCCTGCTGATCTACGCGGGCGGGATGTTCCGGCCGGCCCTCTTCGACGACGCCGACTCCACCCATGCCGAGGCGGCGCGCGAGATGGCCATGACCGGCGACTGGGTCACGCTGCACGTCAACGGCATCCGCTACCTGGAGAAGGCCCCGCTGCCCTACTGGCTAACCGCGCTCAGCTACCGCGCCTTCGGGGTCTCCGAGTTCTCCACCCGCCTGCCCATGACCCTGGCAGTGCTGCTGCTAGTGCTGCTGGCCGGGACCTGGGGCCGGCGCGCCTTCGGGGCGCGCGCCGGCGCCTATGCCGCCCTCTTCCTGGCCACGGCGCTGGGGATGTACCTCTTCACCCGGGTGCAGATCCCCGACGTCCTGCTCAGCCTGCTGATCGCGGCCACGCTGTACTGCTTCCTGACGGCACTCGAGGACGGCAAGTCCTGGCGCTGGTACGCCGGCTACGCCGCGCTGGCCCTGGCGGTGCTGACCAAGGGTCTGGTGGCGCTGGTGTTCGTCGGCCTCACTGCGGTGATCTACGCAGCCCTCAGCGGCGACTGGAGGCGCTGGCGCGAGTTCCGCCTCCCCACCGGCCTGCTGCTGTTCTTCGTCCTCGCCGCGCCCTGGCACATCCTGGCGGGACTGCGCAACACGGGCGGCGCCGGCGGCCACGGTTTCTTCTGGTTCTACTTCGTCAACGAGCACTTCCTGCGCTTCCTGGGAAAGCGCTATCCGCGCGACTACAACAAGCTCCCCGCGCTGGCCTACTGGGGGCTCCACCTGGCCTGGCTCTTTCCCTGGAGCCTGTACCTGCCGCTGGCGGTGCGGCGCTGGCGCCAGGACTATCGCCGCGGCGGCGGCGCGCGCCCGCCCCTGGACTTCGCCGGCCGCAGCCGCCTGCTCTGCCTGGTGTGGGCGGCGGTGGTACTGGTGTTCTTCGCCGTCTCCACCAACCAGGAGTACTACACCTTTCCCGCCTATCTGCCGCTGCTGCTGCTGCTGGCGGCGGCGCTGGCGCGGGCGGAAGAGAGCGGCGAAGGGCGCGGCTGGATCCTGGGTGGGCAGTGGCTGCTGGCGATGCTGGGCATCTCCGCGGCGGCGGCGCTGGGGGCGGGGCTGTGGCAGTCGCGCCACCTGCCCTACGTGGCCGACATCGGCAGCGTGCTGGTGGAGCGTGGCGTCGGCCATTACACGCTCTCCATGTCCCACTTCTTCGACTTGACCACGGCCTCCTTCGCGGCACTGCGCCTGCCGGCGGCGCTGGCAGCGGCGGCTCTGCTGCTCGGGCCCCTGGCCTCCCTGTGGCTGCGCCGCAACCGGCGCGACTGGGCCGCGACCTGGATGGTGGCGCTCACCGCGGCGCTCCTCTTGGCGGCGGCGCAGATCGCCCT
Protein-coding sequences here:
- a CDS encoding MmgE/PrpD family protein, whose translation is MPTTAAKQTITAAMSQWAAGVKFEHLSNDAVYQAKRFLLDSLGCALGGYQQHDVKIALQVLDETAGAGPATVIGTGKKVDAVSAALANALMIRCMDYNDIYWKQDPSHPSDIFPAALACGERARADGRELIVGLVLGHEFEMRFCEAAFPGIRERGWHHATLTAFVSPMVAAHMLHLSWEQMQHAIGISASRQATLGAVTAGKLTMMKNTVDPLATQAGVLAALLAEKGYTGPDHVVDGKEGLTHCFGPEWKLNVLTDGLGESWRITQCGMKAFPTEALTHTPISAVLDLVKENNLRAEKVENVR
- a CDS encoding HDIG domain-containing protein, which codes for MRDAIMRLWPELEWIADPGLREQTARTWERAFALSPLKPEDLERIPFTLLVPDCPVTFMEHKRCVVHIARRAAESMREFLGRALPIDMDTVIAGAILADVGKLLEYEVVDGKTRQSRRGEYLRHPFTGVALAMECGVPDRVCHIIAAHAAEGDLVRRSTEAIIVHHADFMSYLPFKK
- a CDS encoding glycosyltransferase family 39 protein, with amino-acid sequence MNAPTPSRLARLAVLAIFLLIYAGGMFRPALFDDADSTHAEAAREMAMTGDWVTLHVNGIRYLEKAPLPYWLTALSYRAFGVSEFSTRLPMTLAVLLLVLLAGTWGRRAFGARAGAYAALFLATALGMYLFTRVQIPDVLLSLLIAATLYCFLTALEDGKSWRWYAGYAALALAVLTKGLVALVFVGLTAVIYAALSGDWRRWREFRLPTGLLLFFVLAAPWHILAGLRNTGGAGGHGFFWFYFVNEHFLRFLGKRYPRDYNKLPALAYWGLHLAWLFPWSLYLPLAVRRWRQDYRRGGGARPPLDFAGRSRLLCLVWAAVVLVFFAVSTNQEYYTFPAYLPLLLLLAAALARAEESGEGRGWILGGQWLLAMLGISAAAALGAGLWQSRHLPYVADIGSVLVERGVGHYTLSMSHFFDLTTASFAALRLPAALAAAALLLGPLASLWLRRNRRDWAATWMVALTAALLLAAAQIALVRFEPYLSSKPLADRIGQVAGPRDQVAIYGDQALGSSLLFYLRCPIRLVNGRTTSMWFGSTFPDAPPVFWDDDDLRRAWRSGERIFLFVPADRRTQADAALPAERHVIAESSGKVVYSNRP